Proteins encoded within one genomic window of Lysinibacillus louembei:
- a CDS encoding Mini-ribonuclease 3, with translation MSELRKEDVKQLNALALAYMGDAVLEQKVREHLLRIGRVKPNTLHREATKYVSARAQSMIVYRLIEENYLTEDELAVFKRGRNAKSGSVPKNTDVQTYRNSSGFEAVLGSLYLLGELDRVYEIIDYAITIIEQSKGVS, from the coding sequence ATGTCAGAGCTTCGAAAAGAAGATGTTAAACAATTAAATGCGCTCGCGCTTGCTTATATGGGCGATGCGGTACTAGAGCAGAAGGTGCGTGAACACCTTCTGCGTATAGGACGTGTAAAGCCAAATACGCTACACCGAGAGGCAACGAAATATGTATCGGCAAGGGCGCAATCGATGATTGTCTATCGTTTAATAGAGGAGAACTATTTAACAGAGGACGAGCTTGCGGTATTTAAGCGAGGTCGTAATGCAAAATCAGGCTCCGTACCGAAAAATACAGATGTGCAAACATATCGTAATAGCTCAGGCTTTGAAGCGGTGCTCGGTAGTTTATATTTATTAGGGGAACTAGATCGCGTATATGAAATCATTGATTATGCAATAACAATCATAGAACAGTCGAAGGGAGTGTCGTAG
- the rlmB gene encoding 23S rRNA (guanosine(2251)-2'-O)-methyltransferase RlmB, with product MTEQTNEMIAGKNPVLEALRSGREINKLWIAEGVKKTGVQELLDLARERGVLVQFVPKKKVDQLTDANHQGIVAAVAAYTYAELDDLFAAAAQKQEDPFFLILDELEDPHNLGSIMRTADAAGAHGIIIPKRRAVGLTAVVAKASTGAIEHVPVVRVTNLAQTVDELKDRGVWIAGTDAKGSVDYRKMDATLPLAIIIGSEGKGMSRLLKEKCDFLYHLPMVGHVTSLNASVAAALLMYEVYRNRQRL from the coding sequence ATGACGGAGCAAACGAATGAAATGATTGCAGGGAAAAACCCTGTATTAGAAGCGCTACGTTCAGGTCGTGAAATCAATAAGCTATGGATTGCTGAAGGTGTGAAAAAAACAGGCGTTCAAGAGCTATTAGATTTAGCCCGCGAGAGAGGCGTACTTGTGCAATTTGTACCAAAGAAGAAGGTAGATCAGTTAACTGATGCGAACCATCAAGGAATTGTCGCAGCAGTCGCAGCGTATACTTATGCGGAGCTTGATGATTTATTTGCAGCAGCAGCACAGAAGCAGGAAGATCCATTTTTCTTAATTTTAGATGAGTTGGAGGACCCGCATAATTTAGGTTCTATTATGCGTACAGCTGATGCGGCTGGTGCACATGGAATTATTATTCCGAAGCGCCGTGCTGTAGGGTTAACGGCTGTTGTGGCGAAAGCCTCGACTGGGGCGATTGAGCATGTACCTGTTGTGCGGGTGACTAATTTAGCGCAAACGGTCGATGAGTTGAAGGATCGCGGCGTATGGATTGCTGGTACCGATGCTAAAGGCTCTGTCGATTATCGAAAAATGGATGCTACATTGCCATTAGCTATTATTATTGGCAGTGAAGGTAAGGGGATGAGCCGTCTACTGAAAGAGAAATGTGATTTCCTTTACCATTTACCGATGGTTGGGCATGTTACTTCGTTAAATGCTTCCGTTGCGGCGGCATTGCTTATGTACGAAGTATATCGTAATCGTCAAAGGCTATAA